In the genome of Nitrospinaceae bacterium, one region contains:
- the ilvD gene encoding dihydroxy-acid dehydratase, with the protein MNQMAESKEGLNRFSKRITQPASQAASQAMLYGAGLDEKDMDNPQVGIASMWWEGNSCNFHLNKLAELVKQSVNDGKKMVGLIFNTIGVSDGISMGTEGMKYSMQSREIIADSIETVVSAQWYDALVTLPGCDKNMPGSLIAMGRLNRPSLMVYGGTIAPGNLDGEKLDVVSAFQAYGELFSGKMEEERFKEIIRHACPSGGACGGMYTANTMSSSIETLGMSLPYSSSNPAMSEAKRKECLNVGEAIYNLLLNDIKPSDIMTKAAFENAITIIMALGGSTNAVMHLIAIAKTVYVDLDIDDFQRISDQTPYLADLKPSGKYVMEDLHDIGGVPAVQKFLLEEGFLDGSCLTVTGKTLAENLESLPGLSDGQKIISPVSSPLKKSGHLQILYGNLSPGGAVAKITGKEGERFEGPARVYDSEEDTLKGLENKEIQKGDVIVIRYEGPKGGPGMREMLTVSSAIMGAGLGNDVALITDGRFSGGTHGFVVGHVTPEAQLGGVLALLGNGDQITIDAPSRTLSVALPDDEIEARRAKWTAPPLRAKRGTLFKYARCVSSASEGCVTDE; encoded by the coding sequence ATGAACCAAATGGCGGAGAGTAAAGAGGGGTTGAATCGTTTTAGCAAACGGATAACGCAGCCAGCCTCGCAGGCGGCGTCCCAGGCCATGCTCTACGGAGCCGGGCTCGATGAGAAGGACATGGACAATCCCCAGGTCGGGATCGCCAGCATGTGGTGGGAGGGGAATTCATGCAATTTCCATCTCAACAAACTGGCAGAACTCGTTAAGCAGAGTGTCAACGATGGCAAAAAGATGGTCGGCCTTATCTTCAACACAATTGGTGTGAGTGACGGCATCTCAATGGGTACCGAGGGCATGAAGTACTCCATGCAATCTAGGGAGATTATCGCGGACTCTATTGAAACCGTTGTGAGCGCCCAGTGGTATGACGCTCTTGTGACGCTGCCGGGATGCGACAAGAATATGCCAGGCTCTCTCATCGCCATGGGAAGGCTCAATCGGCCTAGCCTCATGGTCTATGGCGGAACGATTGCCCCGGGTAATTTAGATGGTGAGAAGCTAGATGTTGTCTCCGCCTTTCAGGCTTACGGCGAGTTGTTCAGCGGAAAGATGGAAGAGGAGCGCTTTAAGGAAATCATTCGCCACGCCTGCCCGAGTGGTGGCGCCTGTGGTGGTATGTACACAGCGAATACTATGTCGTCGTCCATTGAAACCTTGGGGATGAGCCTTCCTTATAGCTCCTCGAACCCGGCCATGAGCGAGGCGAAGCGTAAAGAATGTCTGAACGTGGGCGAGGCGATTTACAATCTCCTTTTAAACGACATCAAGCCCAGCGACATCATGACGAAAGCGGCGTTCGAGAACGCGATAACGATCATCATGGCGCTCGGAGGCTCGACCAACGCCGTTATGCATCTGATTGCTATTGCCAAGACCGTCTATGTTGATCTCGATATCGACGATTTTCAGCGCATCAGCGACCAGACGCCCTATCTCGCCGACCTCAAGCCGAGTGGAAAATACGTGATGGAGGATCTGCACGATATCGGCGGCGTGCCGGCGGTGCAGAAATTCCTGCTCGAAGAGGGTTTTTTGGACGGTAGTTGCTTAACGGTTACGGGAAAGACACTGGCTGAAAATCTTGAATCCTTGCCGGGTCTCTCGGATGGGCAGAAGATCATTTCTCCGGTTTCGAGCCCGCTCAAAAAATCTGGTCATCTTCAGATTCTCTACGGCAACCTCTCGCCCGGAGGGGCCGTTGCGAAGATTACGGGAAAAGAAGGCGAGCGTTTCGAGGGGCCTGCACGGGTCTACGATTCAGAGGAAGACACGCTCAAGGGACTTGAGAACAAGGAAATTCAAAAGGGCGATGTTATTGTTATCCGCTATGAAGGCCCCAAGGGTGGGCCCGGAATGCGTGAAATGTTAACCGTCTCATCGGCCATCATGGGTGCCGGGCTCGGCAACGATGTTGCTCTTATCACGGATGGGCGGTTCTCGGGCGGAACGCACGGCTTTGTTGTCGGACACGTTACCCCCGAGGCGCAGTTGGGCGGCGTGCTCGCTCTCCTTGGGAATGGCGATCAGATTACTATCGATGCCCCGAGCCGGACGCTGAGCGTGGCGCTGCCTGACGATGAGATCGAGGCAAGACGCGCTAAATGGACGGCGCCGCCGCTTCGTGCGAAACGGGGCACACTGTTCAAGTATGCGCGGTGCGTTTCCTCGGCCTCTGAGGGTTGTGTGACGGACGAGTAG
- a CDS encoding DUF3891 family protein, which yields MKDSIRLIPQHDHARAAGSLVRHWIGLDSVPALNSELAVAVWFAVDNHDVGWCKTDENPSYDPTTKMPYSFFGISCEEATEIWSKSITVCANYHPLSGYLVSAHFSQLAEAGGRGAPPEDLKHLSEFVRIELNRQKSLSDQFSDIEAAGKEGASLLLRTCDTLSLLICRAPEISPPEGQIHPMTRCGLKIRPSSGDCLEISPWPFDVEYLDLLFPGTTIPMQRFENAEEFQEAIERAEPEVFQGRLLPIS from the coding sequence ATGAAGGATAGTATACGCCTGATTCCCCAGCATGATCATGCGCGTGCTGCAGGCTCTCTCGTGCGCCATTGGATAGGACTGGATTCAGTTCCAGCCCTGAATTCTGAACTGGCTGTTGCCGTATGGTTCGCTGTGGACAACCACGATGTCGGGTGGTGTAAGACCGACGAGAACCCAAGTTACGATCCAACGACAAAGATGCCCTACAGTTTTTTTGGGATCTCCTGTGAGGAGGCAACGGAAATTTGGTCCAAAAGCATTACCGTTTGTGCGAATTATCATCCACTTTCGGGTTATTTGGTTAGTGCTCATTTTTCGCAACTTGCCGAGGCCGGTGGACGTGGCGCGCCTCCAGAAGATCTTAAACACTTGAGTGAGTTTGTCCGTATCGAGTTAAACCGCCAAAAATCATTGAGCGATCAATTCTCCGATATAGAGGCAGCAGGAAAAGAGGGGGCATCATTACTGTTACGCACTTGCGATACACTCTCTCTTCTAATTTGCCGAGCTCCTGAAATCAGTCCACCAGAGGGACAAATTCATCCCATGACGAGATGTGGATTGAAGATAAGGCCCTCTAGTGGAGATTGTCTTGAAATTTCACCTTGGCCGTTTGATGTGGAATATCTTGACCTCCTGTTTCCGGGGACTACGATTCCCATGCAGCGCTTTGAGAATGCCGAGGAGTTTCAGGAAGCTATAGAGCGAGCCGAGCCGGAAGTTTTTCAAGGCCGCTTGCTGCCTATTTCATGA
- a CDS encoding acetamidase/formamidase family protein → MTTHELIASPDTVHWGFYSAALSPILTIPSGDRLRVHTESGFLGAMDKVGSRASKELLAITENNRKGDGGHMLIGPIAVEGAEPGDVLEVRFVEAAPRYDWGVNIFRPLRGGLPEDFPYHHAVVVEIDVAAGFGDWGAGVKVPLDPFFGNFGVAPPVSMGEVASAPPGIWGGNLDNKELRPGATVYLPVFNEGAMFSIGDGHGCQGDGESCTSALECALSGTVELHLRKDMELSHPRAETDSHYIFMGFDPLIDNAAKSALREAISFLGQQRAMSRDDAYTLCSLAVDLHVTQIVNGVKGVHAMLPKAILA, encoded by the coding sequence TTGACCACCCATGAACTCATCGCATCGCCCGATACCGTCCACTGGGGCTTCTACAGTGCGGCGCTCTCGCCGATTCTGACCATCCCCTCGGGCGACCGACTGAGGGTCCACACCGAATCCGGTTTTCTTGGTGCGATGGATAAGGTTGGCTCGCGGGCCTCAAAAGAGCTTCTTGCGATTACCGAGAACAACAGAAAGGGCGACGGCGGGCATATGCTGATTGGCCCGATAGCCGTCGAGGGCGCTGAGCCCGGCGATGTGCTCGAAGTGCGTTTTGTTGAAGCTGCACCTCGCTATGACTGGGGGGTAAATATTTTTCGCCCGCTGCGCGGTGGGCTTCCCGAGGATTTCCCGTATCATCATGCCGTGGTGGTGGAGATCGATGTTGCGGCAGGTTTTGGGGATTGGGGTGCAGGTGTGAAAGTGCCGCTCGATCCGTTTTTTGGAAATTTTGGCGTTGCCCCGCCCGTTTCCATGGGCGAGGTTGCCTCGGCACCTCCCGGTATATGGGGCGGCAATCTCGACAACAAAGAACTCCGGCCGGGCGCGACGGTATATTTGCCCGTTTTTAATGAAGGGGCGATGTTTTCCATCGGTGACGGTCATGGGTGCCAGGGGGACGGCGAGTCATGCACCTCGGCGCTCGAATGTGCCTTATCGGGAACGGTGGAACTTCATCTACGAAAAGACATGGAGCTCTCGCACCCTCGGGCTGAAACAGATTCGCATTATATTTTTATGGGTTTTGACCCTTTGATCGACAATGCGGCGAAGTCGGCTCTGCGCGAGGCGATTTCATTTTTGGGGCAGCAACGGGCAATGAGCCGCGATGACGCTTATACGTTGTGCAGCCTTGCTGTTGACCTTCACGTCACACAGATAGTCAATGGCGTGAAAGGGGTCCATGCAATGTTGCCCAAGGCGATCCTTGCCTGA
- a CDS encoding Gfo/Idh/MocA family oxidoreductase, with the protein MSRNESNKPIGLAIVGCGKVGRIRGVFACDYPGVEWLGLCDIDEQLGRKLAEDTKADFFTTDYKELLARPEVNAAIIATQESEHVAPIFEAAGRGHDLFIEKPLATNARDSAQVLKAIDDAGVDAVVGYTNRFRRKFLVVKEKLRTEQLGQITSVTTRAFMNRLGPIATVVKAENRASLTPMVVSGTHSLDISMWFMEGKTPVEVYARDVDHALGASYGMTDATFGIFTFDDGTMWSMNINWALPENWPASVYTLEIGIVGTDGVITIDDTHRDLVMAGDHGQAAGYTPEVKRKVEFLASYPPGDMAFGQLWGPMREETNTWLARVHTGLETPHATAADGHRNLMLTMSMDLSAKRGEALRLPVDIADFEA; encoded by the coding sequence ATGAGCAGGAACGAAAGCAACAAGCCAATAGGCCTGGCCATTGTTGGCTGCGGCAAGGTCGGGCGAATCCGTGGCGTGTTCGCGTGCGATTATCCGGGAGTCGAGTGGCTCGGCTTGTGCGATATAGACGAGCAGCTGGGCCGCAAGCTTGCCGAGGATACGAAGGCGGATTTTTTCACTACCGACTACAAAGAACTCCTCGCGCGCCCCGAGGTGAACGCCGCAATCATCGCGACCCAGGAGAGCGAGCATGTCGCCCCTATTTTTGAGGCGGCTGGACGAGGCCACGATCTTTTCATCGAAAAACCATTGGCCACGAATGCCAGAGACTCCGCCCAGGTGCTCAAGGCTATTGATGATGCGGGTGTCGATGCGGTCGTTGGCTACACGAACCGTTTTCGACGAAAATTTCTCGTAGTCAAGGAAAAGCTAAGAACAGAGCAACTCGGTCAGATTACCTCGGTGACGACACGGGCGTTTATGAATCGCCTTGGGCCCATTGCAACCGTGGTCAAGGCGGAGAATCGTGCGAGCCTGACACCAATGGTTGTATCCGGCACCCATAGTTTGGATATCTCGATGTGGTTCATGGAGGGGAAGACGCCGGTCGAGGTCTATGCCCGCGATGTAGATCATGCGCTTGGCGCCTCCTATGGAATGACAGACGCCACATTCGGCATCTTTACTTTCGACGATGGAACGATGTGGAGTATGAATATCAACTGGGCGCTGCCCGAGAACTGGCCCGCTTCGGTCTATACGCTTGAGATCGGAATAGTAGGGACCGATGGGGTGATCACCATTGATGACACCCACCGGGATCTTGTGATGGCGGGAGACCACGGACAGGCGGCGGGCTATACCCCCGAGGTGAAACGCAAGGTTGAGTTTCTTGCGAGCTATCCACCCGGCGACATGGCCTTCGGCCAGCTCTGGGGTCCCATGCGAGAGGAGACAAACACCTGGCTCGCACGGGTTCACACCGGTCTTGAAACGCCGCATGCAACTGCGGCAGATGGACACCGCAATCTCATGCTGACGATGTCGATGGATCTTTCGGCCAAGCGGGGCGAGGCGCTCCGTCTGCCTGTTGATATTGCCGATTTTGAAGCCTAA
- a CDS encoding NAD(P)-binding protein, whose protein sequence is MSGEPGQEGTVVIGAGFAGASAALSLAEGGGRVCLFEAGRSPGGRARSFLDRRSGLDLDWGPHLFMKSNPALLCFLDRIGATPDLHFESSLDLVYRMVGDVAKRDVRLERLCFPEWGRSLGALWALMRWRGPSAKERVSILKGLFRLIRENSGASVESVETMLTRLGQGSAERKWFWEPFVRAVLNMPMSEGSGELFRRVVAESFSQGPSGATLGAPSIAMHPFWGARALNAIRNKGGEVRMSAPVSRIAVEGGSVNGVVLPGGEFISAARVISAVPPPALIAMLPPELLGQSPWRDLSRMQPGPIASAYIWLDSDEPGPRYEALLGEPWEWLFRPRGNGRGPGAPVALLTGGVDSIAAGPRGRLETTARETASRIFPGTAVRRVLIVRERAATWANGVDEQPFRPEAQTPVKGLILAGDWTATGFPATCEGAVRSGFKAAEVALALEGIEQIEQG, encoded by the coding sequence GTGAGCGGAGAGCCCGGCCAAGAAGGTACGGTTGTCATCGGAGCCGGTTTCGCTGGTGCGTCGGCTGCCCTGTCGCTAGCCGAGGGGGGGGGGCGCGTCTGTCTGTTCGAGGCTGGGCGCTCGCCCGGGGGGCGTGCAAGAAGTTTTCTCGATCGCCGCTCGGGACTTGATCTCGACTGGGGTCCCCACCTGTTTATGAAGTCTAATCCCGCGCTCCTGTGTTTTCTCGACCGCATCGGCGCCACACCGGATCTGCATTTTGAATCCTCACTCGATCTCGTTTACCGGATGGTTGGCGATGTGGCCAAGAGAGATGTGCGACTTGAGCGCCTATGTTTCCCTGAGTGGGGAAGATCGTTGGGCGCACTGTGGGCTCTGATGCGCTGGCGAGGGCCATCGGCCAAAGAGCGTGTATCCATCCTGAAAGGTCTTTTTCGGCTTATCCGAGAGAATTCGGGTGCGAGTGTCGAGTCGGTGGAGACGATGCTCACTAGACTCGGGCAGGGGAGCGCCGAGAGAAAATGGTTCTGGGAGCCGTTTGTGCGAGCGGTCCTCAATATGCCGATGAGCGAGGGTAGTGGCGAGCTTTTTCGGCGGGTAGTGGCCGAGTCATTTAGCCAGGGTCCCTCGGGCGCAACGCTTGGGGCCCCATCGATAGCGATGCACCCATTCTGGGGAGCGCGCGCCCTTAATGCGATTCGCAATAAAGGGGGCGAGGTGAGGATGTCCGCCCCGGTGAGCCGGATAGCGGTTGAGGGTGGCTCGGTGAATGGTGTGGTTCTGCCCGGCGGCGAATTTATCTCTGCTGCAAGGGTGATCAGCGCGGTACCGCCACCCGCGCTGATTGCGATGCTCCCGCCTGAGCTTTTAGGGCAATCTCCCTGGCGTGATTTGAGTCGGATGCAGCCCGGGCCAATTGCGAGCGCCTATATATGGCTGGATAGCGATGAACCTGGTCCGAGATATGAGGCCCTTCTTGGGGAACCATGGGAGTGGCTTTTTCGGCCCAGAGGAAACGGGCGCGGCCCGGGGGCACCAGTTGCACTTCTCACGGGTGGCGTGGATTCTATTGCTGCTGGCCCAAGAGGCAGGCTGGAGACCACAGCGCGAGAGACGGCCTCTCGGATTTTTCCGGGCACCGCTGTCCGGCGTGTTCTTATTGTCCGGGAGAGGGCCGCGACATGGGCGAACGGGGTGGATGAGCAGCCCTTTCGCCCAGAGGCTCAAACGCCCGTCAAAGGTCTCATTCTGGCCGGGGATTGGACGGCCACTGGTTTTCCGGCGACTTGTGAGGGTGCGGTACGAAGTGGTTTTAAGGCGGCGGAGGTTGCCCTGGCACTTGAAGGGATTGAGCAAATCGAGCAGGGGTAA
- the hpnC gene encoding squalene synthase HpnC, which translates to MVAGSRSSFDVVAGVIRRDGRILICRRPKGSHMAGKWEFPGGKVEAGESPEEALAREIREELDLEIEIGTLRWKTSHNYPDRNVQLQFYECRWLAGEPQNNGVSAHEWVLPDALGGFDFLPADAPLIEMLKDTGSVALDADMPGNVGDAYRECERMAASHYENFPVASKFLPARIRRHVAAVYAFARCADDFADLPDGGSDAERLARLDDWERSLDATVDGQVFSPEMEPSLERVKKNVFLALGDTIRSHDLPVQPFRDLIAAFRQDVTVSRYQEYDDLLDYCRLSANPVGRIVLMLHGIRDEASFRASDAICTALQIANHLQDVREDYLRGRVYLPESELQAFGVSEKDLVGDTAGPVLRALMVFQVRRVRDLFGEGLPLLKGTGGALSRELRTIFRGGLAAIESVERAGYDVMKGSPRLTTRDKTACVLAAILPTSSLEARLGSSVNARKDWDYCRWYVRASRSSFYIAFLSLPPERRRALSAVYGYCRAVDDIADTPGDPLEKKRLLDAWMDAVAHLNEREHGHPILRELVSAVAAYGISLDDLLDVCRGVAMDLDQNRYETFDELKGYCYKVASAVGLACLKVFGENSQAGVEYGRTLGLALQLTNILRDLWADAEDGRIYLPLEDLRRFGVSEESIINGERSEALLALMKFEADRARQLYESADALRPDRSRWRLFPARFMGRVYRKVLENMIESNFPGPGLRPSLSKPAKLREAFLCLLGM; encoded by the coding sequence ATGGTCGCGGGATCTCGATCCAGTTTTGATGTCGTAGCCGGAGTCATCCGGAGGGATGGGCGCATTTTAATTTGCCGCCGCCCCAAGGGTTCTCACATGGCGGGTAAGTGGGAATTTCCCGGGGGCAAGGTGGAGGCAGGAGAGTCCCCCGAGGAAGCGCTGGCCCGGGAAATCCGGGAAGAGTTGGACCTAGAGATTGAAATTGGCACCCTCCGCTGGAAAACCTCCCACAATTATCCTGATCGAAATGTTCAACTTCAATTTTATGAGTGCCGATGGTTGGCAGGGGAGCCCCAGAATAATGGTGTCTCAGCACATGAGTGGGTTCTTCCTGATGCACTTGGTGGCTTCGATTTTTTGCCAGCTGATGCGCCGCTCATCGAAATGTTGAAGGACACGGGCTCTGTTGCTTTGGACGCTGACATGCCCGGCAATGTGGGCGATGCCTACCGGGAATGCGAGCGGATGGCTGCCTCGCATTATGAAAATTTTCCTGTAGCTTCCAAATTCTTGCCAGCTCGGATTCGACGTCATGTGGCGGCCGTCTATGCCTTTGCCCGCTGTGCTGATGATTTCGCCGATTTGCCGGATGGGGGAAGTGACGCTGAGCGTTTGGCTAGGCTGGATGACTGGGAGCGCTCGCTCGATGCTACAGTTGATGGTCAGGTTTTTAGCCCTGAGATGGAGCCTTCATTAGAGCGAGTGAAGAAAAATGTTTTTCTCGCGCTCGGCGATACGATTCGTTCACACGATCTTCCTGTTCAGCCATTTCGAGATTTGATAGCGGCTTTTCGCCAGGATGTGACGGTAAGCCGCTATCAGGAATATGACGATTTGCTCGATTACTGCCGCCTGTCGGCCAATCCTGTTGGGCGCATTGTGCTCATGCTCCACGGTATCCGGGATGAGGCGTCGTTTCGCGCCTCGGACGCCATTTGCACGGCTCTTCAAATCGCCAACCATCTTCAGGATGTAAGAGAGGATTACCTTCGAGGCAGGGTCTACCTCCCCGAGTCTGAGCTTCAGGCCTTTGGAGTTTCTGAAAAAGATCTTGTGGGAGACACTGCTGGTCCGGTGCTGAGAGCGCTTATGGTCTTTCAGGTCAGGCGTGTGCGTGATCTTTTCGGGGAAGGGCTCCCGTTGTTGAAAGGAACTGGCGGGGCTTTGAGCCGGGAGCTAAGGACAATTTTTCGAGGTGGCCTGGCAGCAATCGAGTCTGTTGAGAGGGCGGGATATGACGTAATGAAGGGCTCGCCCAGGCTAACCACACGCGATAAAACGGCTTGTGTCCTCGCGGCGATTTTGCCGACGTCATCTCTTGAGGCCCGCCTTGGCTCTAGTGTGAATGCTAGAAAGGATTGGGACTATTGTCGCTGGTATGTTCGCGCGAGCCGGTCGAGTTTTTATATCGCTTTTTTATCTTTGCCGCCTGAGCGCCGCCGGGCGCTATCGGCGGTTTACGGTTATTGCCGGGCTGTCGATGATATTGCAGATACGCCAGGTGATCCCCTAGAGAAAAAACGCCTTCTTGATGCTTGGATGGATGCGGTCGCTCATCTGAATGAGCGCGAGCACGGGCATCCAATTTTGCGTGAACTTGTTTCCGCTGTTGCGGCTTATGGTATTTCCCTCGACGATCTTCTCGATGTTTGCCGGGGCGTGGCGATGGATCTCGATCAAAACCGCTATGAGACATTCGATGAACTAAAGGGGTATTGCTACAAGGTCGCCTCGGCGGTTGGCTTGGCGTGTCTTAAAGTATTTGGGGAAAACTCTCAGGCAGGGGTCGAATATGGTCGTACGCTAGGGCTTGCTCTTCAGCTGACGAACATCCTTCGCGATTTGTGGGCCGATGCCGAGGATGGCCGGATATATTTGCCGCTAGAGGATTTGCGCCGCTTTGGTGTTTCAGAGGAATCGATAATTAACGGAGAGCGTAGCGAGGCGCTCCTCGCCTTGATGAAATTTGAGGCAGATAGGGCGCGGCAACTGTATGAGAGTGCTGATGCGCTTCGGCCCGATAGAAGCCGCTGGCGACTTTTTCCTGCTCGCTTTATGGGCCGGGTATACCGGAAGGTACTTGAGAATATGATTGAGTCGAATTTTCCGGGGCCGGGCTTGAGGCCATCTCTTTCAAAACCAGCCAAACTCCGGGAGGCTTTCCTCTGTCTTCTCGGGATGTGA
- a CDS encoding amidase, giving the protein MATHELTATSETVLWGYYDASAPPVMTIASGDTLIVHTESGRADKLDELGDRASKELRNILATVKKGEGAHIMAGPVAIEGASPGDVLEIRIKDIQPRYDWGYNGFRPLGGGLPEDFPYQRAVIVEVDAEAGTGDWGAGVKVPLAPFFGNFGVAPPPAMGRVSSAPPGEWGGNFDNKEFTAGATIYIPIFNEGALFSVGDGHGCQGDGEANINGIEMGLDGTFEMIVRKDMSLKVPRAETPTHYILGGFDPILDNAAKMALRETIQFLGELRGMSPEDAYSLCSMGVDLHVTQIVNGYKGIHAMVPKSLFD; this is encoded by the coding sequence ATGGCCACGCACGAATTAACCGCCACTTCCGAAACAGTACTTTGGGGCTATTACGACGCCTCAGCGCCACCCGTCATGACCATCGCATCGGGCGACACGCTTATTGTCCACACTGAATCTGGTCGCGCAGATAAACTCGATGAACTCGGCGATCGGGCCTCGAAAGAGCTCCGCAATATACTCGCCACTGTGAAAAAGGGTGAGGGCGCCCATATCATGGCGGGCCCAGTGGCCATAGAGGGAGCCAGCCCCGGCGATGTTCTCGAAATTCGCATCAAAGACATCCAGCCACGCTACGACTGGGGCTACAATGGTTTCCGACCTCTGGGGGGAGGGCTTCCCGAGGATTTTCCCTATCAGCGGGCGGTTATCGTGGAAGTTGATGCCGAAGCGGGCACGGGCGATTGGGGCGCTGGCGTCAAGGTGCCGCTCGCGCCATTTTTCGGAAACTTCGGCGTTGCGCCGCCACCGGCGATGGGCCGGGTTTCGAGTGCGCCTCCGGGGGAATGGGGCGGCAATTTCGACAACAAAGAGTTCACGGCAGGCGCGACTATTTACATTCCCATTTTTAACGAGGGAGCGCTTTTCTCCGTGGGAGACGGGCACGGTTGTCAGGGGGACGGCGAGGCTAACATCAACGGAATCGAGATGGGTCTTGACGGCACTTTTGAGATGATTGTCAGGAAGGACATGTCCCTGAAGGTGCCTCGTGCAGAGACGCCCACGCATTACATCCTTGGTGGTTTTGACCCGATTCTGGATAATGCTGCAAAAATGGCGCTGCGCGAGACGATCCAATTCCTGGGCGAGCTTCGGGGAATGAGCCCCGAGGACGCCTATTCACTATGCAGCATGGGGGTGGATCTTCACGTTACCCAAATCGTAAATGGATATAAGGGTATTCACGCCATGGTGCCCAAGTCGCTATTCGACTAA